The stretch of DNA AACGATTTTGTAAAACATTTCAGctgtaaaaagtaaaatatatagatcATGAAGAAGTACATCAAAGGCTACTCAAGAAGGTATGTGTTGTTTGAAAAAGAAACTCTTTAGAGGAAGTTACAACAAGAAACAagatatttaaaccaaaatagtTTTAGGACCATTAGATAAAAGAAACATACAATTATGACGGCCAATTATGACGGCCAGATTGTAActctttgattttttaaataatatatataaaataaaattatgaaaaggtATGTTGTTAAGAGATGTGTTGTTTAAATAGATAACTGCTTAAGGAAGAGttgctattatatttttttaagttatgaaaAGGTATGTTTGTTAATGGATGTGTTGTTTAAATAGATAATAACTGTTAAAGGAAGAGTTGCCAATATAATTTTCTTCATGACATCATCAAAAGTATTTTACGTTCGTtagatcaaagaaaaaaacaaattttgaccattggattaaattttttttttcctataaaaaactGATGACATCAGCGgctaacaaaaaaatgtttgctattatatatagattaaataaaTCTTCTAAACACTCACAACTCAAAAGCGATAAATGCATTAAACTCGTACATCATATTATGAAGagattatatatgtattgttgTGTAATGATTTTGAAACCTTATAAATATTGAATTCTCATCGCAACTTGGCTTTCCACTTGTTGTTCATGTACAATCTTCCCCACTTAAACGCATGCACAGACAAGTGTTGCACTTGAGAAATATCAGTTTACTAAATAAGAAGAATAGATACTTAACTTCTTAGCGATTATTTGTTCTGGCGAAACGTCACGAAAAGACagaattagaaaaataaatacgAATCAATGAAATCTATTAGACTGTAATACAAAAACTGGGAGAGAAAGTACCAAAATCAGAGACGAAAGAAGTCAGtaccaataaattaataaactgagaagagagaaaaaagctACAAACGGAACCTTGATCGgccaaaaaaataaacgaaATTCACCCCGTCTCCTCTCACACATTACTAACCATTCAGAACGAAATCGTTGTTCTGAGTGTGAATCCTACGAAGACTAATTAAACAATGAAGCATGCACCAAGGCCATCTAAGCAAAAGTATGCCCACTGTATTTGCAGAAACTCCAGAGGGAATAAATTTAAGAATTAGAGAATTGCAGAGAAATAGTAATACTTTAATGGACTCTGTAATTGGAGAGAAAGGGCGAGAGAGAAAATTATCTGCAGCGGGACTGGAGAGAGTTAAGAAACAGAGAGgagattcacaaaaaaaaaaaagaaacagagaggaTAATCAAAGAAAACTTGAAACAATTAGGAGAACATAAACaatttctttaatatataagcTTCTGATAAGATACCACTTTTAAGGGAAGATGATGACGTTGAACTGAAACGCTGCTTGTGAAAGTATACAACTCTTGAAGGGTTATAGTTTCTGCAGGGGACGCCTTTGAAGAGATACGGTGAAGGCGTCGATTGCAAAGCGATGGCGTCACATCCTTAGTcctaaacaaaattatatcCCTTAGATTATATTCTCAGAACTATCTTCACCGTtagattctgatttttttttcctataaaaaactGATGACGTCAGCGGCTAACAAAAAAatggtttgctattatatatagatattacatgaattttttagattattattatgAATCCTAATTATGATATTCCAATAATATGTAATTACGTATCCTCCGCATAATTTCTTTTCACTACGTTGattccaaaaaagaaaagaaaagaaaaaagaaacttggGAGGCAAGCCACTACTAACCATCTTGAACTACTGCGCACTTACACAATTGCTCTAATAGAATCAGAGCCGTGCCTAAGGCATACAAAATGAGTCAATTGCCTTAGGCACTCTCCAAAACTGTTAAATTTAGGCCCTTTTTTTCCCTAGTACTTGgtttaattagttatattaattacatttaattttataatttagttaattGTTATATCACATGGTAGTTTGTACAATAAATTAGGACTCTTGAATTTGCAACGGtaatattatctatttatattgtgacttaaagatataaatttataaatagatatatagttttatttttcatgtttgtaaataaatataaatatttactatattataaatatcttatttttattttcaatatatatattatattctataattataaaactataaatttttggtacaaatataaaaacttgtataattttattttattaataatttttttaaaaaaatttaaacctagataaaactatattatttgCCTCAGGGCCCTCACTGTCCTTCGCACGGCACTGCGTAGAATAAATGGCTCATTAGTTATGTAAAACCAAATTCCCTCGTAGAGGCAAAACTCTATGGCTTGAACCGATCGAGGCAATTGAAAGATTAATAGTTTTCatggttaaaaaataaaaaggcatAATGGAtgctttcattttttaattagatatatacTAAGAGCATACGTCATATATCATAGTAAATTTTGTATagaaaatgttacaatattgtATATATGGGTGCTTTAGGTTAATAGTTTTGAGCTTCTATTATTGGCCGGGTAGTTTGTTCAGGGGACTGCTGCAAGCTTCAGGGCTCTGAGCTCCCAAGAGTTTGGGACTTACGTTTGAGCACTGGAAAGTCGCTGGACCATCCGCTCCGCTGTACTTAATGTCAATGTCTCCAATCTCGACGTTCTGGCATGGATATCCCTTGCTGCACAGTAGCTTCACTGCATCTTTGTTTCCTGATGTTCCTCTGACATTCTTGAAGCTTATGTTCACAAGCTTAATCGTTGATGCTTTCtgcaaatacaaaacaaaaacaaaaataatttcataatcaacagaataatattttatttatttttatttaattaattaatatgtttttatttattgaatatggacatttttatttatttaatgtttgtaGAACCCTTGCCCATATTTAGAAAATGTACGCGAGGAGCCAAGAACCCAAGACAtggattatattaaaataaatgataaagatATGTTACCTTCTTGTTGCATTGGTTCCAAGGGCAGTACTCTTGGTCGATGAGGATTGGGTTGGTAACGTTCTTAACAATGATATCCTCGAAATGAATATCGGAGGCGGTGGTGGAGCAAGCTGCAGACGGCCATGTCTTGATCCTCAGTCCGTTGTCAGTCTCTTGGAGAGTGCAGTTCACCACCCTAATGCCGCTAACATCTTGCTCTTTGCCGTACCTTCCAAGGCTTCCGACACTGATCCCATGTCCTGGACCGCAAGTGACTTTCTCCACGTGAAGGTTACTCGTCCCATCTCCAACGGAGATGCAGTCGTCTCCGGTGGAGATGAATGAGTTAAGGATCTTGACTCCGTCACTTCTTCCCAAATGGATACCGTCAGTGTTGGGGCTGTCTTCTGGAGCGGTGATCTTGATGTTACTCATGGTCATGTTCTTGGCTCCGAGCACGTTGATGTGGAAGTTCTTGGCGTCTATCGATGATATGTCTTTAATCTCAGCGTTCTCCACAAAATCTAACCTTATACTCTGTAAACACATGTATTTTCTTGCGGTTTAATTTGAAAGCccttcttcaaaaaaaaaaaaaaaacacaaagataaaataacatcactaagttgttttttttttctttcataaaagccaataaaattttgatatattgaGGTCTCAAAACCAtcaattctttatttttatttttattttttcaattcttcAATTTTTTGTGGGCAAAAAATTCATATAGGACTGTAAAAGCCTACTCACCATCTAAAACCTAggtaataatttcaaaatattaaaaacaagtgAGGACAGAAGCACATACGATGGGAAGTTTCTTGCAGTTGAATGTCTGGTGGCAGTTATTGACTCTCCAAGCTGCGTTTCCTTCACCGTCGAAAGCTCCACCTCCGTTCAACTTAAACCCATTAATGTTGCCGAAGACAACCCACTTTTCCTTTCCCTGGATCGCGTTACCGTCAGCTTTGACGGTGCCTTGAAGGGTGATCTCGACTGGAGCTTTGCATGGACCCCTCATCTCGATCTCACCAAGCTTGAACTCACCTTTTGGGATCACTACTTTGCTTGGTGACGGAGATTGGCATGCCGATGTGAATGCTTTCAGAAGTGCCTGCATATATCAGCACAATGAAACTAAGCCAAAAATGTGGTTTTGTAGATTTCTTGTAACACAAGAAAGAGGAAAAGGAATATATGACTAACCTGAGTAATATCAGAACCTGAAGAAGAACCAATGCTGAATACCTCAGCATTGGCTGAAAACCCCagcaaacagaaaataaatattgtagaaACTCCAAAATATGcacccatttttaaaaatatgtatttactACTCGTATTACTATTTACTATTagttatgttgttttgtttcttgaattTGATTAACTCATGgttacatttatatagtggGTTGGGGGGAAGAGAAGTTCAGTTTAACTTTTCTCACCACCTCTCATTTTTTAGGTTGTGTGTCCCTTGTCTTTGGAATCTGCTGTCTAATTTTATATCTTGAAggttaaaactaaaaagtacCTTAACCAATAAATTgttacttttatataatattataaattttggttgttTTACCAAGACAACTATAGCTGAAAATGTAACAAAATTTGTTACCAACTGAActgaaaatataagtaaattttcatataatgatattgagttaatttttaaaaaactttcattttcttctgATTATGAACGTTTTATACACTATGTAATGAAGAGGTGCCGAGGTGGTCTCTTGATTCCAGGCGAAGCTTGCATTGCAAGCAGAGATAGTCCGTGTGGAATCCACCATGATAATAAACCGTCTCTCATGGGGACATCTATCAATCAGGAATAACCACGGACAACATAGATAATTTTGTGACTCCCTCTTTTTCTcaagttacatatatatatatatagttgttatGTTAACAACTGATTAATGTACATATCCTACATTAAATAGCGTTGAAGACGCAAAATAGAGATCTTAAACTCAAAACACATCTTTAATGAAAGGATTAAAGAGAGATTGGATTTGAATGTGAgccattttgtttcttttacacTCCATTGATAATGGCGACAAAGATTGGCTTCACTGTATGATCATCCAGAGTTACAACtatatcaaaatttcaaaaaaagtataataggtctcagaaaattttcaaacaaaGTATAATATCATCCATGTCCCCTTCACAGTTACAACtatatcaaaatttcaaacaaagtAAATAGCCATAATAGGTCTCAGAAAAATATGAAGCTAGAACAAAAACTGTTGAGCATACAATCAAACCCAATCCTTGAGTGTGTTTTAGAAGGAAAATTACTCATCCATGTCGTCTTCACCATcgccttctccttcttcactaAGCTCAAGCTCAGCAAGCAACTCTTCAATCGGCACAGTCGGTGCACCTTCTCCATCCGTCATTGAAGCAGTCTCATCAGACTCTTGATAATTCTTGTTCTTGTACAATGATATGTTAAACCTCAGCTCAGGGTTCTCTTCAAGATCCCTCAAAAACTCTTCATATTCATTCTCCATCTTCCCCGGATCAACTCCGCGCCCTCCTCTTGACTCATCCATCTCCATCGGAAGCTTCTTGGTCGTAAACGCACGTGGCTTCcccttcttcctctctctctccttgtcATAGCATTTCTTGATAAGAATCGCTTCAGGAAGCCGCCCATGCAAACGATACTCGTCCATTTCATCGTCGTTAACATTTGCACCGTAGATATCATACCCTAAAGCTTGATCTCCTGTTTTCAGGATATGTCCTAGATGAGTTTGGACAGTTAACATCTTACCAATGTCTGACTCACGTGCGATGAGGACGTATGATAGAGCGTACTTTTGCCCTCCAACAGTCGCTTCACCAACAGGTGGTTCCACATAAAACACTGAGTACTTCACAAGCTGCCTGCTGGTGAGAGCGGATCGAAACCCAGATCTCCAGTACTGACTGGCGTCCAAGAACGCACACCTCAAGGTTCTAGGATCAAGCAGCGTGATTCTGTCAGAAACTTTCGTGCACACCACAAGCGGACCAAGGTTTCCTAAGGAGCTAGAAACTTTGGAAGGCAGGCAGATAAGATCCTCACGGCATATAGGACAGATCTTAACGGAGTAAGTGTACTTGTAGTTGTACAAGCTGCTCTTGACATCATGAGACACTAACTGCTTGTCCTGGCGATACTCAATGGGAACAACTTTACTCAAAAACTCAACAAAGCTATCAGCATGGCTTTTATTCCCAAAGAAGAAATCAATCCCTTGATGAACCTGCTTGATTCTTACGGCGCGAGAAGCAGCATCGTGCCTGAGAATCAACTGTTCGAGATAAAAGAAAGACCTCCTGTGAGAAACATGCTGCCTAAGCTGAACCGAAGCAACCCACTGATCAGGGTTGGCCTGAAACCTCGAGCAAGACTCACAGAGATTGTCTCTAACCGTATACTCAACAGGATAAGACTGCTCAAGAACAGCACCGTTAAGAACCTCGGCTTGAACAGTGAGCTTGACTTTGATTCTCTTGGAGTGAGGCTCAGTCCAGACGAACTCAGCGTTCTTGAGCCTGACTTTGTTGAGATTCTTGAGCCTCTTGATGCAGAAAGACAAGAGATCTCTGGATTCCCACTGAGCTTTGATCCACGTCTTGGGTGGCTGCAAGTAGCAGCCACACTCAGGGCAATAGAAGATTTGGATACTCTTCTGTAAGCCTTCGGTGATATCGAATTCGGAACGGAGACAGTTGACACACATGTTGGCTGCGTTTGGTGGCATAGGAACACCACACTTGCAACACACGACACTTCCAATGGTTTGCTGAACCTTGAACATCCCTGATGAATCTTGATCCATTAATGCTGACATCTGTAATAAcgaaattaaacaaacaaaatcaacaacaCAACAGCACGAGAACGAAGAAACCTATAACACCATGGTGAATGATGAAATCAATATAAGAAGTAGAAACCTCGTAAATCAAACTACCAAAATGGATAACAATTTTTAAGATATCTAGCGCCTTGGGAATTAAGGTTTTAGAATAAAGATCCAGACCGTTCTAGGTTAACGATGGAAATATGAAGGAAGAGTGTGGTACGAACCCTGAGCTAGTTTGAGAGATGGAGAGAGGCGGCTGGATTCAGAAGGAAGATGAAgggaaagaaaaaatgaaaaaggtgAAAGGTGTTATAAATACGATGgatgttcataaccggcccggtctataaccTGCCCGGTATATAACCGG from Brassica oleracea var. oleracea cultivar TO1000 unplaced genomic scaffold, BOL UnpScaffold01081, whole genome shotgun sequence encodes:
- the LOC106320825 gene encoding polygalacturonase-like; translation: MGAYFGVSTIFIFCLLGFSANAEVFSIGSSSGSDITQALLKAFTSACQSPSPSKVVIPKGEFKLGEIEMRGPCKAPVEITLQGTVKADGNAIQGKEKWVVFGNINGFKLNGGGAFDGEGNAAWRVNNCHQTFNCKKLPISIRLDFVENAEIKDISSIDAKNFHINVLGAKNMTMSNIKITAPEDSPNTDGIHLGRSDGVKILNSFISTGDDCISVGDGTSNLHVEKVTCGPGHGISVGSLGRYGKEQDVSGIRVVNCTLQETDNGLRIKTWPSAACSTTASDIHFEDIIVKNVTNPILIDQEYCPWNQCNKKKASTIKLVNISFKNVRGTSGNKDAVKLLCSKGYPCQNVEIGDIDIKYSGADGPATFQCSNVSPKLLGAQSPEACSSPLNKLPGQ
- the LOC106320823 gene encoding 60S ribosomal export protein NMD3-like, which produces MSALMDQDSSGMFKVQQTIGSVVCCKCGVPMPPNAANMCVNCLRSEFDITEGLQKSIQIFYCPECGCYLQPPKTWIKAQWESRDLLSFCIKRLKNLNKVRLKNAEFVWTEPHSKRIKVKLTVQAEVLNGAVLEQSYPVEYTVRDNLCESCSRFQANPDQWVASVQLRQHVSHRRSFFYLEQLILRHDAASRAVRIKQVHQGIDFFFGNKSHADSFVEFLSKVVPIEYRQDKQLVSHDVKSSLYNYKYTYSVKICPICREDLICLPSKVSSSLGNLGPLVVCTKVSDRITLLDPRTLRCAFLDASQYWRSGFRSALTSRQLVKYSVFYVEPPVGEATVGGQKYALSYVLIARESDIGKMLTVQTHLGHILKTGDQALGYDIYGANVNDDEMDEYRLHGRLPEAILIKKCYDKERERKKGKPRAFTTKKLPMEMDESRGGRGVDPGKMENEYEEFLRDLEENPELRFNISLYKNKNYQESDETASMTDGEGAPTVPIEELLAELELSEEGEGDGEDDMDE